From the genome of Oikeobacillus pervagus, one region includes:
- a CDS encoding cytochrome ubiquinol oxidase subunit I: MEEVILARIQFASTTLFHFIFVPLSIGLAFIIAIMQTMYLIKKDEMYKKMTKFWGIFFLINFAVGVVTGIIQEFQFGMNWSSYSRFVGDVFGAPLAIEALLAFFVESTFIGLWIFGWDKLPKKLHLACIWLVSIGTILSAFWILAANSFMQNPLGFTIENGRAEMNDFVAVITNPKLWVAFPHTIFASFATGAFFIIGVSAWKLLKKKDIEFFKHSIKITLVIGLLSGLGIAFSGHAQATYLIGAQPMKMAAAEGLWEDSADPAPWTVFGNIDTENKKTTMRIEIPYLLSYLSYGKFSGGIEGLNTLQEKMEEKYGAGDYLPPVKTTFWSFRIMTATGGVLILLSFLGLFLNWRGKLEKSTTYLKWMVAAIFIPYIGNSFGWIMSEIGRQPWVVNGLMKTVDGVSPNVSAGQILFSLISFSLIYTLLAIAMVYLFIKVIKQGPHEKPKEDISASDPFNAGGLKNAVK, translated from the coding sequence ATGGAAGAGGTAATTCTAGCACGGATACAGTTTGCTTCAACAACACTGTTTCACTTTATTTTTGTTCCCTTGTCAATTGGCTTAGCATTTATTATTGCTATCATGCAAACGATGTATTTAATAAAAAAAGATGAAATGTACAAAAAGATGACCAAGTTTTGGGGAATCTTTTTCCTTATCAACTTCGCGGTCGGGGTTGTGACTGGGATCATCCAAGAATTCCAATTTGGGATGAACTGGTCAAGTTATTCAAGATTTGTGGGGGATGTATTTGGTGCTCCGCTAGCAATTGAAGCTCTATTAGCTTTTTTCGTGGAATCTACATTTATTGGCCTTTGGATTTTTGGTTGGGACAAATTGCCAAAGAAACTTCATTTAGCTTGTATTTGGCTCGTTTCGATTGGAACTATTTTATCCGCCTTTTGGATTTTAGCTGCGAACTCATTTATGCAAAATCCACTCGGATTTACGATTGAAAACGGACGCGCAGAAATGAATGATTTTGTTGCGGTCATTACTAATCCAAAATTATGGGTTGCGTTTCCTCATACAATCTTCGCTAGTTTTGCAACAGGAGCTTTCTTTATTATCGGGGTCAGTGCATGGAAATTGTTGAAGAAAAAAGATATCGAATTTTTCAAACATTCAATAAAAATCACATTAGTTATTGGTTTGTTATCTGGACTTGGAATTGCCTTTTCTGGACATGCCCAAGCAACGTATTTAATTGGGGCACAACCTATGAAAATGGCTGCAGCGGAAGGATTATGGGAAGATAGTGCAGATCCAGCTCCTTGGACTGTGTTCGGAAATATTGATACAGAGAATAAGAAAACAACCATGCGTATTGAAATTCCTTATTTATTAAGTTATTTATCATACGGAAAGTTCTCCGGAGGAATTGAAGGATTGAACACGCTTCAGGAAAAAATGGAGGAAAAATATGGTGCAGGTGACTATTTACCACCAGTAAAAACAACCTTCTGGAGTTTCAGAATTATGACAGCGACTGGTGGCGTTCTAATTCTTTTAAGTTTCCTAGGACTATTCTTGAATTGGCGTGGAAAATTGGAAAAAAGTACAACATATTTAAAATGGATGGTTGCAGCGATCTTCATTCCGTATATTGGTAACTCCTTCGGATGGATTATGTCCGAAATAGGACGTCAGCCTTGGGTAGTGAATGGTCTAATGAAAACAGTCGATGGGGTTTCACCTAATGTTTCTGCTGGCCAAATCTTGTTTTCATTAATCTCATTTTCGTTGATCTATACGCTTCTTGCCATTGCCATGGTGTACTTGTTTATAAAAGTTATAAAGCAAGGACCACATGAAAAGCCGAAGGAAGATATATCTGCCTCAGATCCTTTTAATGCAGGAGGGTTAAAAAATGCAGTTAAGTGA
- a CDS encoding phasin family protein — MKNVLNQIISLGIGAAVASKEQIEKVMNDLVAKGELSKSESKEMIDNLIEKGESVRKDLDDLVKEKVQQTLKEMNFVTMDEFRELQIKVAQLEKKNE, encoded by the coding sequence ATGAAAAATGTCCTTAATCAAATCATTTCTTTAGGTATAGGAGCAGCAGTCGCAAGTAAAGAACAGATTGAAAAAGTCATGAATGATCTTGTTGCAAAAGGTGAACTCAGTAAAAGTGAGTCAAAGGAAATGATTGATAACTTAATTGAAAAAGGGGAGTCAGTAAGAAAGGACCTCGATGATCTTGTCAAAGAAAAAGTTCAACAGACACTTAAAGAAATGAACTTTGTGACAATGGATGAATTTCGTGAATTACAAATAAA
- a CDS encoding DoxX family protein produces MTTINWIRYIVAYVFITSGLMKFISPELGQVFISLPLPSPMNTMYVIAIIEIVCGISILLNKWTRGATIPLMVIMLAALFLTKVPILHSGFLQFAFNARLDITMLVLLFFIFSQSPRR; encoded by the coding sequence GTGACCACAATCAATTGGATCCGTTACATTGTTGCCTATGTTTTTATTACTTCAGGGCTGATGAAATTTATAAGTCCAGAGCTGGGGCAAGTTTTTATAAGTCTCCCATTACCTAGCCCAATGAACACTATGTATGTAATCGCTATTATTGAAATAGTTTGCGGCATTTCTATTCTATTGAATAAATGGACAAGAGGAGCAACGATTCCATTAATGGTGATTATGCTAGCTGCTTTATTTTTAACGAAGGTTCCCATTTTGCATTCCGGTTTCCTTCAATTTGCCTTTAATGCTCGATTAGATATTACTATGCTAGTATTATTGTTTTTCATTTTTTCACAATCTCCTAGAAGATGA